One part of the Amphiprion ocellaris isolate individual 3 ecotype Okinawa chromosome 24, ASM2253959v1, whole genome shotgun sequence genome encodes these proteins:
- the LOC111573310 gene encoding calcitonin gene-related peptide type 1 receptor-like isoform X1 encodes MDLNHVVFLLVLCCFYKESVASTPEDNNKEHLNQIYSAQFECFQRITKESHRKTKSSGGPVCNTTWDGWLCWDEAEAGLTEQSCPDYYKDFDPHAMASKVCTETGEWGRHPESNRTWTNFTNCKANVTHQRTAAMTHFYLVMIGHGLSLVSLLISLGIFFHFKSLSCQRITLHKNLFLSFVLNSVITVVRLTTVVKKQGHNSNESVSDAPVYLRSVWGFLWLIVGVFQGSCKLLMFIHLYLLSCNYFWMLCEGIYLHTLIVVAVFAEKQHLMWYYLLGWGFPLIPAVIHSIARLCYYDDNCWVSSATSLLYIIHGPICAALVVNLFFLLNIVRVLITKLRVTHQAESSLYMRAVRATLILIPLLGIQFVLLPYKPHEHWVFEIYLYIMDILMHYQGLLVSTIFCFFNGEVQTVLRRHWNLQRMQFAGTFANADFFRSATSVASSLTEVHRCYSIESHTEHMNGKSYSDIFRSDSPFV; translated from the exons ATGGATCTGAACCATGTCGTCTTTCTGCTGGTCCTCTGCTGCTTCTACAAG GAGTCGGTTGCATCAACTCCAGAGGACAACAACAAGGAGCATCTGAACCAGATATATTCGGCGCAGTTTGAATGTTTCCAGAGGATCACGAAGGAATCCCACCGCAAAACCAAATCCAGCG GTGGCCCGGTGTGTAACACCACGTGGGACGGATGGTTGTGTTGGGATGAAGCTGAAGCTGGACTCACAGAGCAGAGCTGTCCAGATTACTACAAAGACTTTGACCCCCACG CGATGGCGTCCAAAGTTTGCACGGAGACGGGGGAGTGGGGTCGCCACCCGGAGAGCAACCGGACGTGGACCAACTTCACCAACTGTAAAGCCAACGTGACGCACCAGAGGACT GCGGCGATGACCCACTTCTACCTGGTGATGATCGGTCACGGACTGTCGCTGGTGTCGCTGCTCATATCACTGGGAATATTCTTCCACTTTAA GAGTCTGAGCTGCCAGAGAATAACCCTCCACAAGAACCTGTTCCTGTCCTTCGTCCTGAACTCCGTCATCACCGTGGTCCGGTTGACCACCGTGGTGAAGAAACAGGGACACAACTCCAACGAATCTGTGAGTGATGCTCCTGTTTACCTCAGGTCTGTCTGGGGGTTTCTTTGGCTCATTGTTGGTGTTTTCCAGGGAAGCTGTAAGCTGTTGATGTTCATCCACCTGTACCTGCTGAGCTGTAACTACTTCTGGATGCTCTGTGAGGGCATCTACCTGCACACGCTCATCGTGGTGGCTGTGTTTGCAGAAAAGCAGCACCTCATGTGGTATTATCTGCTCGGCTGGG GGTTTCCACTCATACCGGCGGTGATTCACTCCATAGCTCGCCTCTGTTACTACGACGACAA CTGCTGGGTGAGTTCGGCCACTTCGCTGCTCTACATCATCCACGGTCCAATCTGCGCCGCCCTGGTG GTGAACCTTTTCTTCCTGCTGAACATCGTCCGGGTTCTCATCACCAAGCTGCGAGTGACCCACCAGGCCGAGTCGAGCCTCTACATGAGGGCGGTCCGGGCCACCCTCATCCTCATCCCGCTGCTCGGCATCCAGTTCGTCCTGCTGCCCTACAAGCCTCACGAGCACTGGGTGTTCGAGATCTACCTGTACATCATGGACATCCTCATGCACTACCAG GGTCTCCTGGTTTCTACAATATTCTGCTTCTTCAACGGGGAG GTTCAGACTGTTCTTCGGAGACACTGGAACCTACAGCGGATGCAGTTCGCCGGCACGTTTGCCAATGCAGACTTCTTCCGCTCGGCCACCTCCGTAGCATCGTCCCTCACCGAGGTCCACCGCTGCTACAGCATCGAGAGCCACACCGAGCACATGAATGGAAAGAGCTACTCGGACATATTCAGGTCGGACAGCCCCTTCGTCTGA
- the LOC111573310 gene encoding calcitonin gene-related peptide type 1 receptor-like isoform X2 encodes MDLNHVVFLLVLCCFYKESVASTPEDNNKEHLNQIYSAQFECFQRITKESHRKTKSSGGPVCNTTWDGWLCWDEAEAGLTEQSCPDYYKDFDPHAMASKVCTETGEWGRHPESNRTWTNFTNCKANVTHQRTQAAMTHFYLVMIGHGLSLVSLLISLGIFFHFKSLSCQRITLHKNLFLSFVLNSVITVVRLTTVVKKQGHNSNESGSCKLLMFIHLYLLSCNYFWMLCEGIYLHTLIVVAVFAEKQHLMWYYLLGWGFPLIPAVIHSIARLCYYDDNCWVSSATSLLYIIHGPICAALVVNLFFLLNIVRVLITKLRVTHQAESSLYMRAVRATLILIPLLGIQFVLLPYKPHEHWVFEIYLYIMDILMHYQGLLVSTIFCFFNGEVQTVLRRHWNLQRMQFAGTFANADFFRSATSVASSLTEVHRCYSIESHTEHMNGKSYSDIFRSDSPFV; translated from the exons ATGGATCTGAACCATGTCGTCTTTCTGCTGGTCCTCTGCTGCTTCTACAAG GAGTCGGTTGCATCAACTCCAGAGGACAACAACAAGGAGCATCTGAACCAGATATATTCGGCGCAGTTTGAATGTTTCCAGAGGATCACGAAGGAATCCCACCGCAAAACCAAATCCAGCG GTGGCCCGGTGTGTAACACCACGTGGGACGGATGGTTGTGTTGGGATGAAGCTGAAGCTGGACTCACAGAGCAGAGCTGTCCAGATTACTACAAAGACTTTGACCCCCACG CGATGGCGTCCAAAGTTTGCACGGAGACGGGGGAGTGGGGTCGCCACCCGGAGAGCAACCGGACGTGGACCAACTTCACCAACTGTAAAGCCAACGTGACGCACCAGAGGACT CAGGCGGCGATGACCCACTTCTACCTGGTGATGATCGGTCACGGACTGTCGCTGGTGTCGCTGCTCATATCACTGGGAATATTCTTCCACTTTAA GAGTCTGAGCTGCCAGAGAATAACCCTCCACAAGAACCTGTTCCTGTCCTTCGTCCTGAACTCCGTCATCACCGTGGTCCGGTTGACCACCGTGGTGAAGAAACAGGGACACAACTCCAACGAATCT GGAAGCTGTAAGCTGTTGATGTTCATCCACCTGTACCTGCTGAGCTGTAACTACTTCTGGATGCTCTGTGAGGGCATCTACCTGCACACGCTCATCGTGGTGGCTGTGTTTGCAGAAAAGCAGCACCTCATGTGGTATTATCTGCTCGGCTGGG GGTTTCCACTCATACCGGCGGTGATTCACTCCATAGCTCGCCTCTGTTACTACGACGACAA CTGCTGGGTGAGTTCGGCCACTTCGCTGCTCTACATCATCCACGGTCCAATCTGCGCCGCCCTGGTG GTGAACCTTTTCTTCCTGCTGAACATCGTCCGGGTTCTCATCACCAAGCTGCGAGTGACCCACCAGGCCGAGTCGAGCCTCTACATGAGGGCGGTCCGGGCCACCCTCATCCTCATCCCGCTGCTCGGCATCCAGTTCGTCCTGCTGCCCTACAAGCCTCACGAGCACTGGGTGTTCGAGATCTACCTGTACATCATGGACATCCTCATGCACTACCAG GGTCTCCTGGTTTCTACAATATTCTGCTTCTTCAACGGGGAG GTTCAGACTGTTCTTCGGAGACACTGGAACCTACAGCGGATGCAGTTCGCCGGCACGTTTGCCAATGCAGACTTCTTCCGCTCGGCCACCTCCGTAGCATCGTCCCTCACCGAGGTCCACCGCTGCTACAGCATCGAGAGCCACACCGAGCACATGAATGGAAAGAGCTACTCGGACATATTCAGGTCGGACAGCCCCTTCGTCTGA
- the LOC111573310 gene encoding calcitonin gene-related peptide type 1 receptor-like isoform X3 gives MDLNHVVFLLVLCCFYKESVASTPEDNNKEHLNQIYSAQFECFQRITKESHRKTKSSGGPVCNTTWDGWLCWDEAEAGLTEQSCPDYYKDFDPHAMASKVCTETGEWGRHPESNRTWTNFTNCKANVTHQRTAAMTHFYLVMIGHGLSLVSLLISLGIFFHFKSLSCQRITLHKNLFLSFVLNSVITVVRLTTVVKKQGHNSNESGSCKLLMFIHLYLLSCNYFWMLCEGIYLHTLIVVAVFAEKQHLMWYYLLGWGFPLIPAVIHSIARLCYYDDNCWVSSATSLLYIIHGPICAALVVNLFFLLNIVRVLITKLRVTHQAESSLYMRAVRATLILIPLLGIQFVLLPYKPHEHWVFEIYLYIMDILMHYQGLLVSTIFCFFNGEVQTVLRRHWNLQRMQFAGTFANADFFRSATSVASSLTEVHRCYSIESHTEHMNGKSYSDIFRSDSPFV, from the exons ATGGATCTGAACCATGTCGTCTTTCTGCTGGTCCTCTGCTGCTTCTACAAG GAGTCGGTTGCATCAACTCCAGAGGACAACAACAAGGAGCATCTGAACCAGATATATTCGGCGCAGTTTGAATGTTTCCAGAGGATCACGAAGGAATCCCACCGCAAAACCAAATCCAGCG GTGGCCCGGTGTGTAACACCACGTGGGACGGATGGTTGTGTTGGGATGAAGCTGAAGCTGGACTCACAGAGCAGAGCTGTCCAGATTACTACAAAGACTTTGACCCCCACG CGATGGCGTCCAAAGTTTGCACGGAGACGGGGGAGTGGGGTCGCCACCCGGAGAGCAACCGGACGTGGACCAACTTCACCAACTGTAAAGCCAACGTGACGCACCAGAGGACT GCGGCGATGACCCACTTCTACCTGGTGATGATCGGTCACGGACTGTCGCTGGTGTCGCTGCTCATATCACTGGGAATATTCTTCCACTTTAA GAGTCTGAGCTGCCAGAGAATAACCCTCCACAAGAACCTGTTCCTGTCCTTCGTCCTGAACTCCGTCATCACCGTGGTCCGGTTGACCACCGTGGTGAAGAAACAGGGACACAACTCCAACGAATCT GGAAGCTGTAAGCTGTTGATGTTCATCCACCTGTACCTGCTGAGCTGTAACTACTTCTGGATGCTCTGTGAGGGCATCTACCTGCACACGCTCATCGTGGTGGCTGTGTTTGCAGAAAAGCAGCACCTCATGTGGTATTATCTGCTCGGCTGGG GGTTTCCACTCATACCGGCGGTGATTCACTCCATAGCTCGCCTCTGTTACTACGACGACAA CTGCTGGGTGAGTTCGGCCACTTCGCTGCTCTACATCATCCACGGTCCAATCTGCGCCGCCCTGGTG GTGAACCTTTTCTTCCTGCTGAACATCGTCCGGGTTCTCATCACCAAGCTGCGAGTGACCCACCAGGCCGAGTCGAGCCTCTACATGAGGGCGGTCCGGGCCACCCTCATCCTCATCCCGCTGCTCGGCATCCAGTTCGTCCTGCTGCCCTACAAGCCTCACGAGCACTGGGTGTTCGAGATCTACCTGTACATCATGGACATCCTCATGCACTACCAG GGTCTCCTGGTTTCTACAATATTCTGCTTCTTCAACGGGGAG GTTCAGACTGTTCTTCGGAGACACTGGAACCTACAGCGGATGCAGTTCGCCGGCACGTTTGCCAATGCAGACTTCTTCCGCTCGGCCACCTCCGTAGCATCGTCCCTCACCGAGGTCCACCGCTGCTACAGCATCGAGAGCCACACCGAGCACATGAATGGAAAGAGCTACTCGGACATATTCAGGTCGGACAGCCCCTTCGTCTGA
- the zswim2 gene encoding LOW QUALITY PROTEIN: E3 ubiquitin-protein ligase ZSWIM2 (The sequence of the model RefSeq protein was modified relative to this genomic sequence to represent the inferred CDS: substituted 2 bases at 2 genomic stop codons) has protein sequence MLRRTVWRNTVSDAVSLHQGEALSTTMFLLKPYGPTGFLLREEGQARSFKVCLGDQHSCTCPEFTKEQEPCKHICXVLLRREHEYSFQRGLMERQILELLHGLHQTKAQWTEFEPSAASLTPNRPDREEGRVCRKAINAQDVCPICQKDLLERKQPVSYCRFSCGNNVHISCMKVWADHQNLSHQDQTVKCPLCREDFSSLKLLQEQQKNAAKLFMATERQKPDRHLGVVCHSCRICPVTGTCFKCTVCRYFYLCEVCAEKCCHPQHPLASRTNRRAKWILVTEELSGEATTVELNLHSLCSVSFSNVDFRMIFSLVIFQRISFLNVPLLVLSVVLLAADPLPDAVLKRLPAVRLRSGSRLLDEGQQCRICLQSFILGQHVRSLPCHHQFHSDCVDQILQKSNSCSLSVDXYIIYNPLTWRSNERKTSLKSTSKTKTIRIFEARLIPSPLARLGSSLPVFLAKPPTGQVAGRGPADSDVTLYFIA, from the exons ATGTTGAGGAGAACCGTCTGGAGGAACACAGTCAGTGATGCAGTGAGTCTGCATCAGGGCGAAGCTCTCAGCACCACCATGTTCCTCCTGAAGCCCTACGGGCCGACAGGATTCCTGCTCAGAGAGGAAGGACAGGCCAGGAGCTTCAAG GTGTGTTTGGGTGACCAGCATTCATGCACCTGCCCCGAGTTCACCAAAGAGCAGGAGCCATGCAAACACATCTGCTA GGTTTTGCTGCGGAGAGAACATGAAT ACTCGTTTCAGCGTGGACTCATGGAGAGGCAGATCTTGGAGCTGCTTCATGGTTTACACCAAACAAAAGCCCAGTGGACAGAGTTTGAACCGTCTGCTGCCTCTTTGACCCCGAACCGACCGGACCGGGAGGAAGGAAGGGTTTGCCGGAAAGCGATCAACGCCCAGGACGTTTGTCCGATCTGCCAGAAGGATCTTCTGGAGAGAAAACAGCCCGTCTCCTACTGCAG GTTCAGCTGTGGGAACAACGTCCACATCTCCTGCATGAAGGTGTGGGCAGACCACCAGAATCTGTCTCACCAGGACCAGACGGTGAAGTGTCCTCTGTGCAGGGAGGACTTCAGCTCTCTGAAGTTACTCCAGGAGCAGCAGAAAAACGCAGCCAAACTCTTCATGgctacagaaagacagaaaccaGACAGACACCTGGGAGTGGTGTGTCACAGCTGCAGAATCTGCCCGGTAACTGGAACATGTTTCAA ATGCACCGTCTGCAGGTATTTCTATCTGTGTGAAGTCTGTGCAGAGAAatgctgccaccctcagcatcCGTTGGCTTCACGGACT AACAGAAGAGCAAAGTGGATCCTGGTGACGGAGGAGCTGAGTGGAGAAGCGACGACA GTGGAATTAAACCTtcattctctctgctctgtctcaTTTTCAAACGTTGATTTTAGGATGATCTTTAGCTTAGTGATATTTCAGAGAATATCTTTTTTAAACGTCCCTCTCCTCGTCCTCAGCGTTGTTCTGCTGGCTGCAGATCCATTACCAGACGCTGTGTTGAAGCGTTTGCCAGCGGTCAGGCTGAGATCAGGGTCTCGGCTCCTGGATGAGGGCCAGCAGTGTCGGATCTGTCTGCAGAGTTTCATCCTGGGTCAGCATGTCCGATCTCTGCCCTGCCATCACCAG TTCCACTCAGACTGTGTGGATCAGATCCTGCAGAAATCTAACTCCTGTTCTCTATCCGTGGACTGATATATCATTTATAATCCTTTAACCTGGAGATCCAATGAGAGGAAGACCTCCCTGAAGTCGACTTCAAAAAcaaag ACGATACGAATATTCGAAGCTCGTCTCATCCCTTCGCCTTTGGCCCGTCTTGGCTCATCCCTTCCTGTGTTTCTTGCCAAGCCCCCGACTGGCCAGGTGGCTGGCCGCGGACCTGCCGACTCTGACGTCACGCTTTACTTCATTGcttaa